One region of Chelonoidis abingdonii isolate Lonesome George chromosome 14, CheloAbing_2.0, whole genome shotgun sequence genomic DNA includes:
- the TNFRSF6B gene encoding tumor necrosis factor receptor superfamily member 6B isoform X2, with amino-acid sequence MSPNIMSSNANTIHSAMLSNHTLHMRLSSKWMVGAIVLFLAVPISSTTRTYAWRDPVTKNIVVCYQCPPGTFVAQHCTRDKPTVCAPCPDLHYTQYWNYLEKCRYCNVICGELQVELHQCNSTHNRVCQCQDGYYSESEFCIEHAKCPPGFGVVKLGTPHQNTKCEKCPQGFFSSSSSSTEPCKVHQSCSQQGKETNVVGNQFHDTLCTTCKMFKGNGTQESEHPGEKAEAPPANPRAAPKGGPPQGHQACPSGKVPHIPHPVEEGSLGAHQSAAECTPGSEAVCGGRDGAETFLLGVRRLTELFRGFVVFSFCLA; translated from the exons ATGTCTCCAAATATCATGAGTTCTAATGCTAATACCATCCACAGTGCTATGCTGTCCAACCACACACTGCATATGAGACTTTCATCCAAG TGGATGGTTGGTGCTATTGTGCTTTTCCTGGCTGTGCCTATCTCCAGCACCACTCGCACCTACGCATGGAGAGACCCCGTGACTAAAAACATAGTGGTGTGCTATCAGTGCCCGCCGGGAACCTTTGTGGCACAGCACTGCACCAGAGACAAACCCACAGTGTGCGCACCGTGTCCAGATCTGCACTACACACAGTACTGGAACTACCTGGAGAAATGCCGATACTGCAACGTCATCTGCGGAGAGCTGCAGGTCgagctgcatcagtgcaactcCACCCACAACAGAGTGTGCCAGTGTCAGGATGGCTACTACTCTGAGTCCGAGTTCTGCATTGAGCATGCCAAGTGTCCTCCCGGGTTTGGAGTAGTAAAGCTGG GTACTCCCCATCAGAACACGAAATGTGAGAAGTGCCCCCAGGGGTTCTTCTCgtcctccagctccagcacagaGCCGTGCAAGGTGCACCAGAGCTGCTCGCAGCAAGGGAAGGAGACTAATGTCGTAGGAAACCAGTTCCATGACACTCTGTGCACCACTTGCAAGATGTTCAAGGGAAACGGCACCCAGGAGTCAG AACATCCCGGTGAGAAAGCTGAAGCGCCTCCAGCAAATCCTCGAGCGGCACCAAAAGGGGGTCCTCCACAAGGACACCAGGCCTGCCCTTCAGGAAAAGTTCCACACATACCTCACCCAGTTGAAGAAGGATCACTTGGAGCTCATCAAAGTGCTGCTGAATGCACTCCGGGCAGCGAAGCTGTATGCGGTGGAAGAGATGGTGCGGAAACGTTTCTCCTTGGAGTCAGAAGATTAACAGAACTGTTtaggggttttgttgtttttagtttttgtctAGCTTGA
- the TNFRSF6B gene encoding tumor necrosis factor receptor superfamily member 6B isoform X1 yields MSPNIMSSNANTIHSAMLSNHTLHMRLSSKWMVGAIVLFLAVPISSTTRTYAWRDPVTKNIVVCYQCPPGTFVAQHCTRDKPTVCAPCPDLHYTQYWNYLEKCRYCNVICGELQVELHQCNSTHNRVCQCQDGYYSESEFCIEHAKCPPGFGVVKLGTPHQNTKCEKCPQGFFSSSSSSTEPCKVHQSCSQQGKETNVVGNQFHDTLCTTCKMFKGNGTQESGNEDCEQAVIDFVVYQNIPVRKLKRLQQILERHQKGVLHKDTRPALQEKFHTYLTQLKKDHLELIKVLLNALRAAKLYAVEEMVRKRFSLESED; encoded by the exons ATGTCTCCAAATATCATGAGTTCTAATGCTAATACCATCCACAGTGCTATGCTGTCCAACCACACACTGCATATGAGACTTTCATCCAAG TGGATGGTTGGTGCTATTGTGCTTTTCCTGGCTGTGCCTATCTCCAGCACCACTCGCACCTACGCATGGAGAGACCCCGTGACTAAAAACATAGTGGTGTGCTATCAGTGCCCGCCGGGAACCTTTGTGGCACAGCACTGCACCAGAGACAAACCCACAGTGTGCGCACCGTGTCCAGATCTGCACTACACACAGTACTGGAACTACCTGGAGAAATGCCGATACTGCAACGTCATCTGCGGAGAGCTGCAGGTCgagctgcatcagtgcaactcCACCCACAACAGAGTGTGCCAGTGTCAGGATGGCTACTACTCTGAGTCCGAGTTCTGCATTGAGCATGCCAAGTGTCCTCCCGGGTTTGGAGTAGTAAAGCTGG GTACTCCCCATCAGAACACGAAATGTGAGAAGTGCCCCCAGGGGTTCTTCTCgtcctccagctccagcacagaGCCGTGCAAGGTGCACCAGAGCTGCTCGCAGCAAGGGAAGGAGACTAATGTCGTAGGAAACCAGTTCCATGACACTCTGTGCACCACTTGCAAGATGTTCAAGGGAAACGGCACCCAGGAGTCAG GGAACGAGGACTGTGAACAAGCAGTGATCGATTTTGTGGTTTACCAGAACATCCCGGTGAGAAAGCTGAAGCGCCTCCAGCAAATCCTCGAGCGGCACCAAAAGGGGGTCCTCCACAAGGACACCAGGCCTGCCCTTCAGGAAAAGTTCCACACATACCTCACCCAGTTGAAGAAGGATCACTTGGAGCTCATCAAAGTGCTGCTGAATGCACTCCGGGCAGCGAAGCTGTATGCGGTGGAAGAGATGGTGCGGAAACGTTTCTCCTTGGAGTCAGAAGATTAA